Proteins found in one Exiguobacterium sp. 9-2 genomic segment:
- a CDS encoding GNAT family N-acetyltransferase → MELKRAERKIEAHQEGEVIGEITYSDTNNGMWIIDHTYVDPAHRNQQIGEQLVAEIVNWAREANVKLLPLCPFAKKEFEHQSDYQDVQANT, encoded by the coding sequence ATGGAGCTGAAACGAGCGGAACGTAAAATCGAAGCCCATCAGGAAGGTGAAGTGATTGGAGAAATCACTTACAGCGATACGAACAACGGCATGTGGATCATCGATCACACGTATGTTGATCCCGCGCACCGGAACCAACAGATTGGGGAACAACTCGTTGCCGAGATCGTCAACTGGGCACGGGAAGCAAACGTCAAGCTACTGCCGTTATGTCCGTTTGCGAAAAAAGAGTTCGAACATCAATCGGATTATCAGGACGTACAAGCAAATACGTGA
- a CDS encoding AzlD domain-containing protein yields the protein MEIRPELIGLFLACGLVTWIPRILPFLVLHGLTLPRLVTEWLSFIPVCLLGALFFQNLLIAQDNAFPTISTLHVFAALPTMAVAIFSKSLSWTVITGVVTMAFLRIYL from the coding sequence ATGGAAATCCGCCCAGAATTAATCGGTCTCTTTTTAGCTTGTGGACTCGTCACTTGGATTCCACGTATCTTACCGTTTCTCGTCCTTCATGGACTGACGTTACCGCGCCTCGTAACGGAATGGCTCTCGTTCATTCCCGTCTGCCTGCTTGGCGCCCTCTTCTTTCAAAATTTACTTATCGCGCAAGACAACGCGTTCCCGACGATTTCGACGCTTCATGTCTTCGCCGCCCTACCGACGATGGCAGTCGCGATTTTCAGTAAAAGTCTTTCTTGGACGGTCATCACCGGTGTCGTCACGATGGCGTTTCTAAGGATTTATCTGTAA
- a CDS encoding AzlC family ABC transporter permease codes for MSSAFQAGVRACLPTVLGYIGIGFSAGIVGRASGLSPLEVGFMSVFIYAGAAQFIITSLLLLNSPASAIILTTFIVNLRHLLMSLTLAPHVETRHLRDRLGTGTLLTDESFAVAMNTAQKGKISPSFMHGLNLTAYLSWIIATVLGALVGSWFPDPERFGLDFALTAMFIGLLYLQFEGERTRIVVNSCLLLIVLLLLYITMRYFSAEVAVLCATLGGASIGVVITRWKSAQN; via the coding sequence ATGTCATCAGCCTTTCAAGCAGGTGTCCGCGCCTGTCTACCCACCGTCCTTGGCTATATCGGCATCGGCTTTTCCGCAGGGATCGTCGGTCGTGCCTCCGGCTTATCCCCTCTTGAAGTCGGATTCATGTCCGTCTTCATCTATGCCGGCGCCGCTCAATTCATCATCACGAGTCTCTTGCTGTTGAATAGCCCCGCCTCTGCCATCATTCTGACGACATTCATCGTCAATCTCAGGCACTTGTTAATGAGTCTGACGCTCGCTCCGCACGTCGAGACACGCCACCTTCGTGATCGACTCGGTACCGGGACGTTACTGACAGATGAATCGTTTGCGGTCGCAATGAATACTGCGCAAAAAGGGAAGATCTCCCCATCCTTCATGCATGGCTTAAATCTGACTGCGTATCTTAGCTGGATTATCGCAACCGTTCTCGGTGCACTTGTCGGTAGCTGGTTTCCTGATCCCGAGCGCTTCGGTCTCGACTTTGCTCTGACGGCGATGTTCATCGGTTTATTGTACTTACAATTTGAAGGAGAACGTACCCGTATTGTCGTGAATAGTTGCCTCTTATTGATCGTCTTACTTTTGCTTTACATCACCATGCGCTACTTTTCTGCGGAAGTCGCCGTTCTTTGCGCGACACTCGGTGGCGCTAGCATAGGAGTCGTGATCACACGATGGAAATCCGCCCAGAATTAA
- the dhaK gene encoding dihydroxyacetone kinase subunit DhaK produces the protein MHKLMKDSNRFVSDMVDGLVLAHPDLYKKVEGVNVVARKVPLDGKVGLVSGGGSGHEPAHAGFVGDGMLAAAVCGEVFTSPTPDMVLEGIKAAHGGKGVLLVVKNYSGDVMNFDMAKELAELEDIEVDTVVVNDDIAIKKEEDRRGVAGTVFVHKIAGAAAAEGKSLSEVKAVAEKVIKGVRSIGMALSPCYMPESGKPGFELHDDEMEIGIGIHGEKGLERKAVASVDAIVKELLDRLTKEVPDKKVAVMVNGMGGTPESELYITYKYVAEELEAHGYEIARSFVGNYMTSLEMHGFSITLLPVDDELLGYLDAETKAIGF, from the coding sequence ATGCACAAATTAATGAAAGATTCAAACCGGTTCGTTTCAGACATGGTCGACGGACTCGTACTTGCTCACCCTGATTTGTATAAAAAAGTCGAAGGTGTTAACGTCGTTGCGCGGAAAGTACCACTGGACGGAAAAGTCGGTCTTGTCTCTGGTGGGGGAAGCGGTCACGAACCGGCACACGCTGGATTCGTCGGGGACGGTATGCTTGCTGCGGCTGTTTGTGGGGAAGTGTTCACTTCACCGACACCCGATATGGTGCTTGAAGGCATCAAGGCAGCTCATGGGGGAAAAGGTGTCCTACTCGTCGTCAAGAACTATTCAGGTGACGTCATGAACTTCGATATGGCGAAGGAACTTGCTGAACTCGAGGATATTGAAGTTGATACGGTCGTCGTTAATGATGACATCGCGATCAAAAAGGAAGAGGATCGTCGTGGGGTCGCAGGAACCGTCTTCGTCCATAAGATTGCCGGTGCTGCAGCGGCAGAAGGAAAATCACTAAGTGAAGTCAAAGCAGTTGCGGAAAAAGTCATCAAGGGCGTTCGTTCGATTGGAATGGCACTCTCACCATGTTACATGCCGGAGAGCGGCAAGCCAGGCTTTGAGTTGCATGATGACGAGATGGAGATCGGAATCGGGATCCACGGTGAAAAAGGACTTGAACGAAAAGCAGTCGCTTCCGTTGATGCGATCGTCAAAGAGTTGCTCGATCGTTTGACGAAAGAAGTACCAGACAAAAAAGTCGCCGTCATGGTGAATGGGATGGGCGGAACACCAGAATCCGAACTGTACATCACGTATAAATATGTCGCGGAAGAACTTGAGGCGCATGGTTACGAGATTGCCCGCTCATTCGTTGGAAACTATATGACATCGCTTGAGATGCACGGGTTCTCAATCACGCTCTTACCAGTGGATGATGAACTGCTCGGATATCTCGATGCAGAAACGAAAGCGATTGGATTCTAA
- the dhaL gene encoding dihydroxyacetone kinase subunit DhaL — MKLTTEQLQSALLKAAEQIEQHKDELTDLDREIGDGDHGINMSRGFQAVQKTLEEHGEYEDLGALSKEVGMTLIKTIGGASGPLYGTAFVKFAGAFKGKTEVEGADLADAFREATEGIKSRGKSEFGQKTMVDIWTPFQEALSQEGDLKAAIDQALADTKARIATKGRASYFGEATEGVQDPGSLSSALLLNEIAEVLHG; from the coding sequence ATGAAGTTGACGACGGAACAGTTGCAAAGCGCGCTCCTCAAAGCAGCGGAACAGATCGAACAGCATAAGGATGAATTGACGGACCTTGACCGGGAAATTGGTGATGGAGATCATGGAATTAACATGTCGCGTGGCTTCCAAGCAGTCCAGAAGACGCTAGAAGAACACGGCGAATATGAGGATTTAGGAGCTTTATCCAAAGAAGTCGGGATGACGCTGATCAAAACGATTGGTGGGGCATCCGGTCCTTTATACGGGACAGCATTCGTTAAGTTCGCCGGTGCATTCAAAGGGAAAACAGAAGTCGAAGGTGCGGATCTTGCAGACGCTTTCCGCGAAGCGACGGAAGGGATCAAATCGCGTGGGAAATCGGAATTCGGTCAAAAGACGATGGTTGATATCTGGACACCGTTCCAAGAAGCGCTCTCGCAAGAAGGGGACTTGAAAGCGGCAATCGATCAAGCACTTGCTGATACAAAAGCGCGTATCGCAACGAAAGGGCGCGCGTCCTACTTCGGTGAAGCGACGGAAGGCGTACAGGACCCAGGTAGTTTATCGAGTGCTTTGCTACTCAACGAAATTGCGGAGGTGCTTCATGGTTAA
- the dhaM gene encoding dihydroxyacetone kinase phosphoryl donor subunit DhaM, whose protein sequence is MVNLVLVSHSEKLAAGLKELLAEMAPDTPVLVAAGLEDGSIGTDATRIEETLNTLDDDGVVLTDIGSATMNTELALELYSGERTVRFIDAPLVEGAFLAAVLSGQSKSVDEIEDGLKNEFGK, encoded by the coding sequence ATGGTTAATCTTGTACTTGTTTCTCATAGTGAAAAACTCGCGGCTGGACTGAAAGAACTGTTGGCAGAGATGGCACCGGATACGCCAGTCTTAGTAGCAGCCGGTCTTGAAGATGGTAGCATTGGAACGGACGCGACACGAATCGAAGAAACACTGAATACACTAGACGACGATGGAGTCGTCTTAACGGATATTGGTTCTGCGACGATGAACACGGAACTAGCACTTGAATTATACAGTGGCGAACGGACGGTACGTTTTATCGACGCACCACTCGTCGAAGGTGCTTTTCTAGCAGCTGTTTTAAGTGGACAGTCGAAATCCGTCGATGAGATTGAAGACGGATTAAAAAATGAGTTTGGCAAATAA
- the glpK gene encoding glycerol kinase GlpK: MENKYILALDQGTTSSRAIIFDHDGKIVNSAQREFKQYFPQPGWVEHDANEIWGSILAVMAEALGTADIKPEQIAGIGITNQRETTVVWNKETGKPVYHALVWQSRQTSGICDDLKEQGLNQKFRDKTGLLIDAYFSGTKVKWILDNVEGAREQAENGELLFGTIDTWLVWKLSGGKTHITDYTNASRTLMYNIYEQKWDEELLDILGVPASMLPEVRQSSEVYDKTVPYHFFGYEVPIAGIAGDQQAALFGQTCFEEGEGKNTYGTGCFMLMNTGEKAVSSDHGLLTTIAWGVDGKVEYALEGSIFVAGSAIQWLRDGLRMLKHAKDSEGYATKVDSTDGVYVVPAFVGLGAPYWDSDVRGAIFGLTRGTDKEHFVRATLESLAYQTRDVLTAMEQDSGIELKTLRVDGGAVANNFLMQFQSDILGVPVDRPEINETTALGAAYLAGLAVGYWKDKAEIKQQWKLDHQFKPEMKEDDREQRYAGWQKAVEATMVFKPSK; encoded by the coding sequence ATGGAAAACAAGTATATCCTAGCACTCGACCAAGGTACGACAAGCTCACGTGCGATCATCTTCGATCACGACGGGAAAATCGTCAACTCGGCACAACGGGAATTCAAGCAATACTTCCCGCAACCAGGCTGGGTCGAGCACGATGCAAACGAAATCTGGGGTTCGATTCTTGCTGTTATGGCTGAAGCACTCGGAACAGCAGATATCAAACCTGAGCAAATCGCCGGAATCGGAATCACGAACCAACGTGAAACGACAGTGGTCTGGAACAAAGAAACAGGTAAACCGGTTTATCACGCGCTCGTTTGGCAATCACGTCAAACGTCTGGTATCTGTGACGACTTAAAAGAACAAGGTTTGAATCAGAAGTTCCGTGATAAAACAGGACTTTTGATTGATGCCTACTTCTCTGGTACGAAAGTCAAATGGATTCTCGACAATGTCGAAGGCGCACGTGAGCAAGCAGAGAACGGTGAATTACTCTTCGGTACGATTGATACGTGGCTCGTTTGGAAATTGTCTGGTGGAAAAACGCATATCACGGATTACACGAACGCTTCACGGACATTGATGTACAACATCTATGAGCAAAAATGGGATGAAGAGTTGCTCGATATCCTCGGTGTTCCTGCGTCAATGTTACCAGAAGTTCGTCAATCGAGTGAAGTCTACGACAAAACAGTACCATATCACTTCTTCGGTTACGAAGTGCCAATCGCTGGGATCGCTGGTGACCAACAAGCTGCACTCTTTGGTCAAACGTGTTTTGAAGAAGGTGAAGGAAAGAACACATACGGAACAGGTTGTTTCATGCTCATGAACACAGGTGAGAAAGCCGTTTCTTCTGACCACGGACTCTTGACGACAATTGCTTGGGGCGTTGATGGAAAAGTCGAATATGCGCTCGAAGGCTCTATCTTCGTCGCCGGTTCTGCAATCCAGTGGCTCCGCGATGGACTCCGTATGTTGAAACACGCGAAAGATTCAGAAGGCTATGCAACGAAAGTCGATTCAACAGACGGTGTTTACGTCGTTCCTGCTTTTGTCGGTCTTGGTGCACCGTATTGGGATTCAGATGTTCGTGGGGCGATCTTCGGATTAACACGCGGAACAGATAAAGAGCACTTCGTTCGGGCAACGCTTGAATCACTCGCTTATCAAACACGCGACGTGTTGACAGCGATGGAACAAGATTCTGGAATAGAACTGAAAACACTTCGTGTCGACGGTGGTGCTGTAGCCAATAACTTCTTGATGCAGTTCCAATCGGACATCCTCGGCGTTCCTGTCGATCGTCCAGAAATCAACGAAACGACAGCACTCGGTGCAGCATATCTTGCTGGATTAGCCGTCGGTTACTGGAAAGATAAAGCGGAAATCAAACAACAATGGAAGCTCGATCATCAGTTTAAACCAGAGATGAAAGAAGACGATCGTGAACAACGCTATGCTGGATGGCAAAAAGCAGTGGAAGCGACAATGGTCTTTAAACCATCGAAATAA
- a CDS encoding MIP/aquaporin family protein: MNNFVLEMIGTMILILLGDGVVAGVVLRKTKSENSGWIVITFAWGLAVMTGAFVAAESGAHLNPALTIALALNSDLPWADVPVYIAGQLVGAFIGAILVWLHYMKHFEATDDQAAKLGVFATGPAIRHTPSNLISEIIGTFVLVFGILALGLTTFGDGLKPLIVGLLVVVIGLSLGGTTGYAINPARDLGPRIAHAILPIPNKGSSDWGYSWIPVVGPIIGGALAVFIYQLIY; encoded by the coding sequence ATGAATAACTTTGTATTGGAAATGATCGGTACGATGATCCTCATTCTGCTCGGGGATGGTGTCGTCGCCGGTGTCGTCTTGAGAAAGACGAAGTCCGAAAACAGCGGATGGATTGTCATCACGTTCGCTTGGGGTCTTGCCGTCATGACAGGAGCATTCGTCGCTGCTGAGAGTGGAGCGCACTTGAACCCTGCTTTAACAATTGCACTTGCTTTAAACTCTGATTTACCGTGGGCAGACGTTCCTGTCTATATTGCCGGACAACTTGTCGGAGCTTTCATCGGCGCCATTCTCGTTTGGCTTCATTACATGAAACATTTTGAAGCGACTGATGATCAAGCTGCAAAACTCGGTGTGTTCGCAACAGGTCCAGCGATTCGCCATACGCCGTCGAACTTGATTTCTGAAATCATCGGGACATTCGTTCTCGTCTTCGGTATCTTGGCGCTCGGTTTAACGACATTCGGTGACGGCTTAAAACCACTTATCGTCGGTTTACTCGTCGTCGTCATCGGTCTATCACTTGGTGGTACAACAGGATATGCCATCAACCCGGCCCGTGACCTTGGACCGCGTATCGCACATGCTATCTTACCGATTCCGAATAAAGGGTCATCTGACTGGGGCTACTCATGGATTCCAGTTGTTGGTCCAATCATCGGCGGAGCGCTTGCCGTGTTCATCTATCAATTGATCTACTAA
- a CDS encoding metal-binding protein: protein MPSGNVHDTVNTVALTGYVAYSVATQQTDWLPTAIGIAVGTLWLSPDLDLKSEPYYRFGPFRVLWMPYVKIMPHRSIWSHGLIIGDVIRLLYSAALVIPLLFLSLYFQVIASETIDSWFASLPAFVIGIMVASTIHILLDYSSSWFRPKKRKKRRR from the coding sequence ATGCCTTCAGGAAATGTACATGATACCGTCAATACCGTCGCACTGACGGGTTACGTTGCGTATTCGGTCGCAACGCAACAAACGGATTGGTTACCGACTGCCATCGGTATCGCTGTCGGTACGCTTTGGTTGTCACCTGACCTCGATTTAAAGTCAGAACCGTATTATCGCTTTGGACCATTTCGAGTCCTGTGGATGCCTTATGTGAAGATCATGCCCCACCGCTCGATCTGGTCACACGGATTGATCATTGGGGATGTCATCCGACTCCTTTATAGTGCTGCACTTGTGATTCCCTTATTATTTCTCAGCTTGTATTTTCAAGTCATCGCGTCAGAGACCATTGATTCCTGGTTCGCTTCCCTACCCGCTTTTGTCATTGGTATCATGGTGGCGAGTACAATTCATATCCTACTAGATTATTCCAGTAGTTGGTTTCGACCTAAAAAAAGAAAAAAGCGTCGTCGTTAA
- the lexA gene encoding transcriptional repressor LexA, with protein MRKMSKRQQEILDYIVSEVKLKGYPPSVREIGEAVGLASSSTVHGHLDRLEKRGMIRRDPTKPRAIEILLDKPEEITEAIVHVPVIGKVTAGLPITAIENIEEQFPLPAHYVGNETVFMLTIDGESMINAGILDGDRVIVRQQNTAENGEIVVAMTEDSEATVKRFFLEDQQVRLQPENDSMDPMYFDNVSILGKVIGVYRTIH; from the coding sequence ATGCGGAAAATGTCTAAGCGCCAACAAGAGATTCTCGACTACATCGTCTCTGAAGTGAAACTGAAGGGGTATCCACCATCAGTTCGTGAAATCGGAGAAGCAGTCGGACTCGCGTCTAGCTCGACGGTACACGGTCATTTGGATCGACTCGAGAAACGGGGAATGATTCGCCGTGACCCGACGAAACCACGTGCGATTGAGATATTGCTTGATAAGCCTGAAGAAATCACGGAAGCTATCGTTCATGTTCCCGTCATCGGGAAAGTCACAGCTGGTCTTCCGATTACAGCGATTGAAAACATCGAAGAACAGTTCCCGCTCCCTGCACATTATGTAGGAAACGAAACGGTCTTCATGTTGACGATCGATGGTGAATCAATGATTAACGCAGGTATTCTTGACGGCGATCGCGTCATCGTACGCCAACAAAACACAGCAGAAAACGGAGAAATCGTCGTAGCTATGACCGAAGATAGCGAAGCGACGGTGAAACGGTTCTTCTTAGAAGATCAACAGGTACGTCTACAACCAGAAAATGACTCGATGGATCCGATGTATTTCGATAATGTCTCCATTCTTGGTAAGGTAATCGGCGTGTATCGGACGATTCATTGA
- the yneA gene encoding cell division suppressor protein YneA — translation MIHTIRTHAFSILFYALSIAFVIFLLTPRPDEKVAQLMTASVTVDENATVEQIAEVYNDGSMSDEEYVNWLIKNNDVETKHVISKSKIVVPIAQQ, via the coding sequence ATGATTCATACGATTCGTACTCATGCTTTTTCTATTCTCTTCTATGCATTAAGTATTGCCTTCGTGATCTTTTTACTCACACCACGCCCAGATGAAAAGGTAGCACAATTGATGACGGCTTCCGTTACGGTCGATGAGAACGCTACAGTCGAACAAATTGCTGAAGTCTACAATGATGGTTCGATGTCAGATGAGGAATACGTCAACTGGTTGATCAAAAATAATGATGTTGAGACAAAACATGTCATCTCAAAAAGCAAAATCGTTGTACCAATCGCACAACAATGA
- a CDS encoding YneB family resolvase-like protein, which translates to MKVVIYCRVSTEKEAQDSSIERQRMELSKVASQKGFDVVDIVSEKESGYDVDREGMLTVLDYVTRDTVDAVLVTDDTRIGRGNAKIAILHTFKKHGVRLMTLDSDGEYQLADAEAMVLEIVSLVEEYQRKLHNAKIARGMRRAVEQGFRPERNLNRQGENAGRSRKDVPIEEIVRLRELGLTFSDIAITLRGMGHDISKATVNRRYLEYRELTPSPE; encoded by the coding sequence ATGAAGGTCGTGATTTATTGTCGAGTATCGACCGAAAAAGAAGCACAAGATAGTTCGATTGAACGCCAACGGATGGAGCTTTCGAAGGTTGCGTCTCAAAAGGGGTTTGATGTCGTAGATATCGTCTCTGAAAAAGAGAGTGGATATGATGTTGATCGGGAAGGGATGCTAACAGTTCTTGATTATGTGACACGCGATACGGTAGATGCGGTCCTCGTGACGGATGATACACGGATTGGTCGAGGGAATGCAAAAATCGCTATTTTGCATACATTCAAAAAACATGGGGTCCGCTTGATGACGCTTGATTCAGATGGAGAATATCAACTTGCGGATGCAGAAGCGATGGTCCTTGAGATCGTCTCACTCGTGGAAGAATACCAACGGAAACTGCATAATGCAAAAATCGCCCGTGGCATGCGGCGAGCAGTCGAACAAGGTTTTCGCCCGGAACGAAATCTCAATCGCCAAGGAGAGAACGCAGGACGTAGTCGAAAAGACGTACCGATCGAAGAAATTGTACGTCTTCGAGAACTCGGATTGACGTTTTCTGATATCGCCATCACCTTGCGGGGGATGGGGCATGATATTTCAAAAGCAACGGTCAATCGTCGATATCTTGAATACCGCGAACTGACACCTAGCCCGGAATGA
- a CDS encoding DUF896 domain-containing protein, whose translation MLSQEQLDRINALANKSKVEPLSEAETAEQKELRAAYLAAFRGSFKNQLMGMKIVDEEGTDVTPEKLKQAQEEERNKQ comes from the coding sequence ATGTTATCACAAGAACAATTAGATCGAATTAATGCATTAGCGAATAAATCAAAAGTTGAGCCGTTATCGGAAGCGGAAACGGCAGAGCAAAAAGAATTACGTGCAGCGTATCTCGCAGCATTCCGTGGATCGTTCAAAAACCAACTCATGGGTATGAAAATCGTCGATGAAGAGGGAACGGACGTAACACCTGAGAAATTGAAACAAGCACAAGAAGAAGAACGGAATAAACAATAA
- the tkt gene encoding transketolase produces MTTVEQLAINTIRTLSIDAVQKANSGHPGMPMGAAPMAFSLWADHMNHNPKNPEWFNRDRFVLSAGHGSMLLYSLLHLSGYDLSMDDLKSFRQWGSKTPGHPEYRHTAGVDATTGPLGQGIAMAVGMAMAERHLEAKYNRDDLNVVDHFTYGICGDGDLMEGVSAEAASLAGHLGLGKLVVLYDSNDISLDGDLDKSFSENVQKRFEAYNWQVIRVEDGTDIDSISKAIATAQAETTKPTLIEVKTVIGFGSPNKSGKSASHGAPLGEAEIKLTKASYIWDHEEFYVPEEVKSLFDERIVQRGASAEDAWNETMKQYEAAHPELHAELVRAIANELPSNWEADLPTYDLSSKKATRQTSGEVLNGLAKNVPTLFGGSADLAGSNNTMLKGEADFDIDPSGRNIWFGVREFAMAAAVNGMALHGGVIPYGATFFVFSDYLRPAVRLAALMGLPSIFVLTHDSIAVGEDGPTHEPVEHLMSFRAMPNVTIYRPADGKETIAAWKTAVQAKDKPTLLVLTRQGLPELEGTTTEGAEKGGYVIAGDVTKADTLLLGTGSEVHLLVEAQKELGESAAVVSLPSWEVFEAQSAEYKESVLPKHITKRVAIEAGASLGWYKYVGTEGQVIGIDRFGASAPGDFLLKEYGMSVENVLATVKQLG; encoded by the coding sequence ATGACGACAGTAGAACAATTAGCAATTAATACGATTCGTACCTTATCGATTGATGCCGTACAAAAGGCGAACTCGGGTCACCCAGGTATGCCAATGGGAGCAGCGCCGATGGCATTCTCGCTTTGGGCGGATCATATGAACCACAACCCTAAAAATCCAGAATGGTTCAACCGCGACCGTTTTGTACTTTCAGCCGGACACGGTTCGATGCTTCTCTACTCACTCCTCCACCTATCGGGATACGATCTATCGATGGATGATCTTAAATCATTCCGTCAATGGGGATCAAAAACACCGGGTCATCCGGAATACCGTCACACGGCTGGTGTAGATGCAACAACGGGTCCACTTGGTCAAGGGATCGCGATGGCAGTTGGTATGGCAATGGCAGAACGTCATCTTGAAGCAAAATACAACCGTGACGATCTCAACGTCGTCGATCACTTCACATACGGAATTTGTGGAGATGGAGACTTGATGGAAGGTGTCTCAGCTGAAGCGGCTTCACTCGCAGGTCACCTTGGTCTTGGAAAATTAGTCGTATTGTATGATTCAAACGATATCTCACTTGATGGCGATCTCGACAAATCATTCTCTGAAAACGTCCAGAAGCGCTTCGAAGCGTATAACTGGCAAGTCATTCGCGTAGAAGACGGAACGGATATCGATTCCATTTCGAAAGCAATCGCGACGGCACAGGCAGAGACGACAAAACCAACATTGATCGAAGTCAAAACAGTCATCGGTTTCGGTTCACCGAACAAATCAGGGAAGTCGGCTTCTCACGGTGCACCACTTGGTGAAGCAGAAATCAAATTGACGAAAGCAAGCTACATTTGGGATCACGAAGAGTTCTACGTACCTGAAGAAGTCAAATCATTGTTTGACGAGCGAATCGTCCAACGTGGTGCTTCTGCAGAAGACGCATGGAACGAGACAATGAAACAATACGAAGCAGCGCACCCAGAATTGCATGCTGAACTCGTTCGCGCGATTGCAAACGAATTGCCAAGCAACTGGGAAGCAGACCTTCCGACATACGACTTGTCGTCGAAAAAAGCAACGCGTCAAACAAGCGGTGAAGTCTTGAATGGTCTCGCGAAGAACGTTCCGACATTGTTCGGTGGTTCAGCTGACCTTGCAGGATCAAACAACACGATGCTTAAAGGCGAAGCAGACTTCGATATCGATCCAAGCGGTCGCAACATTTGGTTCGGGGTACGTGAATTCGCAATGGCAGCAGCTGTCAACGGTATGGCACTTCACGGCGGCGTCATTCCTTACGGCGCGACATTCTTTGTCTTCTCGGATTACCTCCGTCCGGCGGTTCGTCTTGCTGCATTAATGGGACTTCCATCAATCTTCGTCTTGACGCACGACTCGATCGCTGTCGGTGAAGATGGTCCAACACACGAGCCAGTCGAACACTTGATGAGCTTCCGTGCAATGCCGAACGTCACGATCTACCGTCCAGCAGACGGAAAAGAGACGATCGCAGCATGGAAAACAGCAGTTCAAGCAAAAGATAAACCGACACTCCTCGTCTTGACACGTCAAGGTCTTCCTGAACTTGAAGGTACGACGACAGAGGGTGCTGAAAAAGGTGGTTATGTCATCGCTGGTGACGTTACGAAAGCTGATACACTCTTGCTCGGTACTGGTTCAGAAGTTCACCTTCTTGTCGAAGCACAAAAAGAACTTGGTGAATCAGCAGCTGTCGTTTCACTTCCATCATGGGAAGTATTCGAAGCACAGTCAGCAGAGTACAAAGAATCAGTTCTTCCAAAACACATCACGAAACGTGTAGCAATCGAAGCAGGGGCTTCACTCGGTTGGTACAAATATGTAGGAACAGAAGGACAAGTCATCGGAATCGATCGTTTCGGCGCATCTGCTCCTGGAGACTTCCTCTTGAAAGAATACGGCATGTCTGTTGAGAACGTTTTAGCGACTGTCAAGCAACTCGGATAA
- a CDS encoding YneF family protein: MATWIWILIALLCLVAGVALGFYIARRYMMNYLEQNPPINEDMIKTLMMQMGQKPSQKKVNQVMRSMSGSMKSPKK; this comes from the coding sequence TTGGCTACATGGATTTGGATTTTAATTGCCCTTCTTTGCTTGGTAGCAGGTGTCGCCCTTGGTTTCTATATCGCTCGTCGATACATGATGAACTACTTGGAGCAAAACCCACCAATCAACGAAGATATGATTAAGACATTGATGATGCAAATGGGTCAAAAGCCATCACAAAAGAAAGTCAACCAAGTGATGCGTTCAATGAGTGGTTCAATGAAATCACCTAAAAAATAA